One Triticum dicoccoides isolate Atlit2015 ecotype Zavitan chromosome 4B, WEW_v2.0, whole genome shotgun sequence genomic window carries:
- the LOC119293307 gene encoding uncharacterized protein LOC119293307 yields MAPSASMLFLSYHQLHHGPADAPHVDKDGAGGFRFGLGNVFFSLGVLAPKRRDAAVHDGKQRARQAGGEEEEEPATLASKFDEAVRLSCWSS; encoded by the coding sequence ATGGCCCCGAGCGCGTCGATGCTGTTTCTGAGCTACCACCAGCTCCACCACGGCCCCGCCGACGCGCCGCACGTCGACAAGGATGGCGCCGGCGGCTTCCGGTTCGGCCTTGGCAATGTCTTCTTCTCCCTCGGCGTCCTGGCGCCGAAGCGGCGGGATGCGGCGGTGCACGACGGGAAGCAGAGGGCGCGTcaggccggcggcgaggaggaggaggagcccgcgACGCTGGCGAGCAAGTTCGATGAGGCCGTGCGGCTCAGCTGCTGGTCCTCCTGA